One Oryza sativa Japonica Group chromosome 8, ASM3414082v1 DNA window includes the following coding sequences:
- the LOC4345471 gene encoding sulfite exporter TauE/SafE family protein 3, with protein MGRRWHALAAVGVAACAAAAVAAGDRGFTFADAVAAPEEVGYMRKVVNFLWSGEASYHHVWPPMEFGWKIVLGILIGFFGAAFGSVGGVGGGGIFVPMLTLIIGFDAKSSTAISKCMIMGAAVSTVYYNLKLKHPTLDMPVIDYDLALLIQPMLMLGISIGVLFNVIFPDWLITVLLIILFLGTSTKAFLKGVETWKKETILKREAAKRLEQIAEEPEYSPLPTGPNATAESKAPSDEAASLWQNVYWKEFGLLAFVWIAFLVLQVTKNYMPTCSTWYWVLNFLQIPVSVGVTMYEGLGLMQGRRVISSKGDEQTNLKFHQLLVYCFFGMMAGVVGGLLGLGGGFIMGPLFLELGIPPQVSSATATFAMMFSSSMSVVEYYLLDRFPVPYALFFTVVAFFAAIIGQHIVRKLINWLGRASLIIFILSFMIFISAISLGGVGISNMIGKIARHEYMGFDNICNYDV; from the exons ATGGGGAGGAGATGgcacgccctcgccgccgtcggcgtggCCGCCTGCGCGgccgccgcagtcgccgccggcgacagggGGTTCACGTTCGCcgacgcggtggcggcgccggaggaggtggGCTACATGAGGAAAGTCGTCAACTTTCTGTGGAGCGGCGAGGCCTCTTATCACCACGTGTGGCCg CCGATGGAATTTGGTTGGAAAATTGTTTTGGGAATATTAATTGGATTCTTTGGAGCAGCGTTTGGAAGTGTAGGAGGAGTAGGTGGCGGTGGGATTTTCGTGCCGATGCTGACCTTGATCATTGGTTTCGACGCGAAATCATCAACGGCGATATCAAAAT GTATGATAATGGGGGCAGCTGTGTCAACTGTCTACTACAACCTCAAGCTGAAGCACCCAACTTTGGATATGCCTGTTATTGACTATGATCTAGCCCTGCTTATCCAGCCGATGCTCATGCTAGGGATCAGCATCGGTGTTCTTTTCAATGTCATATTCCCTGATTGGCTCATCACAGTTCTATTGATCATCCTTTTCCTAG GCACTTCAACTAAAGCTTTTCTGAAGGGTGTTGAGACGTGGAAGAAAGAGACAATACTCAAAAGG GAGGCAGCAAAGCGGTTGGAGCAAATAG CTGAAGAACCGGAGTATAGTCCGCTGCCCACAGGGCCGAATGCCACAGCTGAGTCAAAAGCCCCATCAGATGAAgca GCATCTCTATGGCAAAATGTTTACTGGAAGGAGTTTGGACTTCTTGCCTTTGTTTGGATAGCATTCCTTGTGCTTCAGGTCACTAAG aaTTACATGCCTACTTGCTCCACGTGGTACTGGGTTTTGAACTTTCTCCAG ATCCCGGTGTCAGTTGGGGTGACCATGTACGAAGGATTGGGCTTGATGCAGGGGAGGAGGGTCATATCATCAAAAGGAGATGAACAAACCAATCTAAAATTTCACCAGCTTCTGGTGTACTGCTTTTTTGGAATGATGGCTGGTGTTGTTGGCGGCTTGCTTGGTCTTGGTGGCGGCTTCATCATGGGGCCTCTGTTCTTGGAGCTTGGAATCCCTCCACAG GTCTCAAGTGCCACAGCCACCTTTGCAATGATGTTCTCATCTTCCATGTCTGTTGTTGAATACTACCTCTTGGACCGGTTCCCTGTGCCATATG CTCTTTTCTTCACCGTTGTGGCCTTTTTTGCGGCGATTATTGGACAGCACATTGTAAGGAAGCTGATCAATTGGTTAGGGCGGGCATCACTCATTATCTTCATTCTGTCCTTCATGATCTTCATCAGCGCAATCTCACTAG GTGGAGTCGGCATCTCCAACATGATTGGCAAGATTGCGCGACACGAGTACATGGGTTTCGACAACATCTGCAATTATGATGTATAA
- the LOC4345472 gene encoding uncharacterized protein — MAGRGVQQKSTGVAGLLVPSSHLVQPLPAVAHDMAGQSSHEHDVIVGDRGADGKQRTQISEFMTMEEDVAGAIDANANGDDNTLCRIVPEEMADKAPNQANDKVAQTLILPQVGMAFD; from the exons ATGGCAGGACGAGGAGTCCAGCAGAAGAGCACAGGCGTCGCCGGGCTTCTGGTGCCGTCGTCTCATCTGGTGCAGCCTTTGCCTGCCGTAGCGCACGACATGGCAGGACAATCTTCACATGAACACGATGTAATCGTTGGGGATCGTGGAGCCGATGGCAAGCAGAGAACGCAG ATCTCCGAGTTTATGACCATGGAAGAAGATGTTGCCGGCGCTATCGATGCCAACGCTAATGGTGATGACAACACACTCTGTCGCATAGTACCTGAAGAGATGGCAGATAAAGCACCAAATCAG GCCAATGATAAAGTTGCACAAACTTTGATCTTGCCTCAAGTTGGAATGGCTTTTGATTGA